From Thiomicrospira sp. XS5, one genomic window encodes:
- the thiD gene encoding bifunctional hydroxymethylpyrimidine kinase/phosphomethylpyrimidine kinase — protein sequence MRPTTATVLTIAGSDPYGGAGIQADLKTIHALGGYGFSALTAVTAQNSQGVQQVEALSAETLHHQLQSLFEDVQIDAIKIGVLANAELIDVVATTLQRHPTSAVVLDTVLVSSSGHPLLAADAVSTLVEKLFPLADVITPNLPELNYLLNRPPKTPVNDLVEIEKALYEMGVEAAVLKGGHSGDADTATDILIQPTRELNAESKRFSSPRVSTTHTHGTGCVFSSAIATGLAQERTLDEAVGNAKQHLTDWLSQSEALRFHYHDKRSIQRREPIDIRATRTISD from the coding sequence ATGCGCCCCACCACAGCAACCGTTCTGACCATCGCCGGTTCCGACCCTTACGGCGGCGCCGGCATTCAAGCCGATTTGAAAACCATCCACGCTTTGGGCGGTTACGGTTTCAGTGCCCTTACCGCGGTGACGGCGCAAAACTCTCAGGGCGTACAACAGGTGGAAGCCTTATCGGCGGAAACGTTACACCACCAATTGCAGTCCTTGTTCGAGGATGTGCAAATTGACGCCATCAAAATCGGCGTGCTCGCCAATGCGGAATTGATTGACGTGGTCGCCACGACGTTGCAACGTCACCCAACCAGTGCCGTGGTGCTGGATACGGTGCTGGTCAGCTCCAGCGGGCACCCGTTGTTGGCCGCCGACGCCGTCAGTACCTTGGTGGAAAAACTGTTTCCACTGGCCGATGTCATCACCCCCAATTTACCGGAGTTGAACTACCTGCTGAATCGACCTCCAAAAACGCCGGTAAATGATCTGGTTGAAATCGAAAAGGCACTGTATGAGATGGGCGTTGAAGCGGCCGTCCTCAAAGGCGGCCACAGTGGCGACGCCGACACGGCGACCGACATTTTGATTCAGCCAACCCGCGAACTTAACGCCGAATCGAAACGCTTTTCCAGCCCACGGGTGTCCACCACCCACACCCACGGTACCGGCTGCGTGTTTTCATCCGCCATCGCCACCGGGCTGGCCCAAGAACGAACGTTGGACGAGGCCGTCGGCAATGCCAAGCAGCATCTAACCGATTGGTTGAGTCAGTCGGAGGCCCTGCGTTTCCATTATCACGACAAGCGCTCGATACAGCGCCGGGAACCAATCGACATCCGCGCCACCCGCACTATTTCAGACTGA
- the thiE gene encoding thiamine phosphate synthase — protein MQFPSCQTPEQPLGLYPLVNRAEDAALLFQNGITTLQIRIKDLQGEALRQELAATVRLAKTHKARLFINDYWQIAIELGAYGVHLGQEDLHTADAQALFQAGLRLGVSTHNPSEIENALPLQPSYLAIGPIFGTQSKQLDYPAVGLDNLSHWSRSLPMPVVAIGGIGLEQLGAVVRAGANGVAMIQGLQLHQADGAEHLHTLQTRFAENYQAWSKTPNDEKPFR, from the coding sequence ATGCAGTTTCCTTCTTGCCAAACGCCCGAACAACCTCTGGGGCTTTACCCTTTGGTCAATCGCGCCGAAGACGCCGCTTTGTTGTTCCAAAACGGTATCACTACCCTGCAAATCCGCATTAAGGATTTACAGGGCGAGGCGTTGCGCCAAGAACTCGCCGCCACCGTGCGCTTGGCGAAAACCCACAAGGCCCGTCTGTTCATTAACGATTACTGGCAAATCGCCATCGAACTCGGCGCTTACGGCGTGCATCTCGGCCAGGAAGATTTGCACACCGCCGATGCCCAAGCCCTGTTTCAAGCCGGTTTACGGCTTGGCGTGAGCACCCATAATCCGTCGGAAATCGAAAACGCCTTGCCCTTGCAACCGTCGTATCTCGCCATCGGCCCGATTTTCGGCACCCAAAGCAAACAACTCGACTACCCGGCGGTCGGACTCGACAACCTAAGCCATTGGAGCCGTTCGCTGCCAATGCCGGTGGTCGCCATCGGCGGCATTGGATTGGAACAACTGGGCGCCGTGGTGCGAGCCGGTGCCAATGGCGTGGCGATGATTCAAGGGTTACAATTGCATCAAGCCGACGGCGCCGAGCACCTCCACACCCTGCAAACCCGGTTTGCCGAAAACTACCAGGCCTGGTCAAAAACGCCCAATGACGAGAAACCCTTTCGATGA
- a CDS encoding thiazole synthase codes for MPAQTSSIDTPSTQNEMTWHIGGETLNSRLLIGSALYSSPQAMQASVHASGSEIVTVSLRRQAAGDAAGQDFWQRIQDLNVKVLPNTAGCHSAKEAITTAQMAREVFQTHWVKLEVIGDQYTLQPDPFELVKAAETLVKDGFEVFPYTTDDLVLAQKLVDVGCRILMPWGSPIGSGKGLMNPYNLGILRERFPELNLIVDAGIGKPSHAVQALEMGYDGVLLNSAVALSPQPEKMARAFKAAVEAGFYGRQAGTMPERNLAAPSTPVVGTPFWHQENSPT; via the coding sequence ATGCCGGCACAAACAAGTTCAATAGACACCCCTTCCACTCAAAACGAGATGACTTGGCACATCGGCGGCGAAACCCTGAACAGCCGCTTGCTGATCGGTTCGGCCCTGTATTCGTCACCTCAGGCGATGCAAGCCTCCGTGCACGCTTCCGGTTCTGAAATCGTCACGGTCTCGCTGCGCCGTCAGGCGGCGGGCGATGCGGCCGGTCAGGATTTCTGGCAGCGAATTCAAGACCTGAACGTCAAGGTTCTGCCGAATACCGCCGGTTGTCATTCCGCCAAAGAAGCGATTACCACCGCGCAAATGGCACGCGAAGTCTTTCAGACCCACTGGGTGAAACTGGAAGTCATCGGCGACCAATACACACTGCAACCCGACCCTTTCGAACTGGTCAAAGCGGCGGAAACGCTGGTCAAGGACGGTTTTGAGGTCTTCCCTTACACCACCGACGATTTGGTGCTGGCGCAAAAACTGGTCGATGTCGGCTGCCGAATTCTCATGCCGTGGGGCTCGCCCATCGGCTCGGGCAAAGGGCTGATGAACCCTTACAACCTGGGCATACTGCGGGAACGCTTTCCGGAGTTGAACCTGATTGTGGATGCCGGTATCGGCAAACCGTCCCATGCGGTTCAGGCGCTGGAAATGGGTTACGACGGCGTTTTGCTGAATTCCGCCGTGGCGCTGTCGCCGCAACCGGAAAAGATGGCCCGCGCGTTTAAAGCGGCGGTGGAAGCCGGTTTTTACGGCCGCCAAGCCGGCACCATGCCGGAACGCAATTTGGCCGCACCGTCCACTCCGGTGGTCGGCACGCCTTTCTGGCATCAAGAAAACTCTCCGACCTAG
- the thiS gene encoding sulfur carrier protein ThiS, translating into MTLLINDQPQAFDTLPNLQALLEQLGYQPNQFAVAVNETFVPRGQYRETALQDGDRIEIVAPMQGG; encoded by the coding sequence ATGACACTTTTGATTAACGATCAACCGCAGGCTTTCGACACTTTGCCGAATTTGCAAGCGTTACTGGAACAACTCGGCTACCAACCGAACCAGTTTGCCGTGGCGGTCAACGAAACCTTCGTTCCCCGAGGTCAATACCGGGAAACGGCTTTACAAGACGGCGACCGCATTGAAATCGTCGCGCCGATGCAAGGAGGTTGA
- a CDS encoding FAD-dependent oxidoreductase: protein MKHVTKQHLGIAGAGLVGRVLALKLLAQGHHVTLFEKDSDESENAAARVAAGMLAPFAELETAESDIFDLGQRSIQIWPGLLEQLGIPDALQQAGSVITAHPADMAELERFMAQLRAKAKSPDAAESIQALAPNALQQLEPDLSHHARGFFLPSEGQVNAQRFMDRSRSYLREHPEVIWHTRAEVTDLKDGCIHVGSNPFTFDWAFDTRGLGAKKEVTDLRGVRGEVFWLDAPDVKLTRPVRLMHPRYRIYIVPRPSADTPHRYVIGATEIESEDMSPMSVRSSLELLSAAYSLHPGFGEARIVNSLTNCRPALDDNLPSIRHEPQVTRINGLYRHGYLLTPAVVEQALMESGFATADTA from the coding sequence ATGAAACACGTCACCAAGCAACACCTCGGCATCGCCGGGGCCGGCCTCGTCGGCCGGGTGCTGGCGCTGAAACTGTTGGCGCAAGGGCATCATGTGACCTTGTTCGAAAAGGATTCCGATGAATCGGAAAACGCCGCCGCACGAGTGGCCGCCGGCATGTTGGCGCCATTTGCGGAACTGGAAACCGCCGAATCGGATATTTTCGATCTCGGACAGCGTTCCATCCAAATTTGGCCAGGCCTGCTGGAGCAACTCGGCATTCCCGACGCCCTGCAACAAGCCGGTAGTGTCATCACCGCTCACCCGGCGGACATGGCGGAATTGGAACGGTTTATGGCGCAACTACGCGCCAAAGCCAAATCGCCCGATGCGGCCGAATCGATTCAAGCGCTGGCCCCAAATGCCCTTCAGCAACTGGAACCGGATTTAAGCCATCATGCGCGTGGCTTTTTCCTGCCGAGCGAAGGCCAGGTCAATGCCCAACGCTTTATGGATCGAAGCCGAAGCTATCTGCGCGAACACCCGGAGGTCATTTGGCACACCCGCGCCGAAGTCACTGACCTGAAAGACGGATGCATTCACGTCGGTTCGAATCCCTTCACATTCGATTGGGCCTTCGACACCCGAGGGCTCGGTGCCAAAAAAGAGGTCACCGACTTGCGCGGCGTACGCGGCGAAGTCTTCTGGTTGGACGCCCCCGATGTCAAACTGACCCGACCGGTGCGTTTGATGCACCCGCGTTACCGCATTTACATCGTACCGCGCCCGTCCGCCGATACGCCGCACCGTTACGTCATCGGCGCCACCGAAATCGAAAGCGAGGACATGAGCCCCATGTCGGTACGTTCCAGTTTAGAACTGCTGTCGGCGGCCTACAGTTTGCACCCCGGTTTCGGCGAAGCACGCATCGTCAACAGCCTGACCAACTGCCGCCCGGCATTGGACGATAACCTACCGTCGATTCGTCATGAGCCACAAGTCACTCGAATCAACGGCCTGTATCGTCACGGTTATCTCCTGACGCCCGCGGTGGTGGAACAGGCATTGATGGAAAGCGGTTTTGCCACCGCCGATACGGCTTAA
- the thiC gene encoding phosphomethylpyrimidine synthase ThiC, with protein sequence MTAFKHALPASNDILTREPLPASQKTYIPGDIHPDIRVPMRAIQLTNGETVTVYDTSGPYTDPTIEIDVAQGIPAIRKPWIDARQDTEAYDGRIIDPKDNGYSNRSQMETAIAGASSLMRQPLRAKTGQNVTQLHYARQGIITPEMEFIAIRENQRRELTRRYLNDAEREHRLKGEHFGANLPEDITPEFVRDEVAAGRAVIPCNINHPESEPMIIGRNFLVKVNANIGNSATTSSIAEEVEKMVWSTRWGADTVMDLSTGKNIHTTRDWILRNSPVPIGTVPIYQALEKVNGVAEDLTWEIFRDTLIEQAEQGVDYFTIHAGVLLRYVPMTTKRVTGIVSRGGSIMAKWCIAHHQESFLYTHFEDICEIMKQYDVSFSLGDGLRPGSLADANDEAQLAELETLGELTKIAWKHDVQVIIEGPGHVPMHMIKENMDKQLEYCHEAPFYTLGPLTTDIAPGYDHITSGIGAAMIGWFGTAMLCYVTPKEHLGLPNRDDVKEGLITYKLAAHAADVAKGHPGARARDDALSKARFEFRWEDQFNLGLDPEKARAFHDETLPRDSAKVAHFCSMCGPKFCSMKISQEVRDYAEQQGLSHQKAVEQGMAEMSQTFKDNGSEVYVNVEDITLSS encoded by the coding sequence ATGACTGCATTTAAACACGCCCTACCGGCGTCCAATGACATTCTGACCCGAGAGCCGTTACCGGCCTCCCAAAAAACCTATATTCCCGGCGACATCCACCCGGACATCCGTGTGCCGATGCGAGCCATCCAACTCACCAACGGTGAAACCGTCACCGTGTACGATACCTCCGGCCCTTATACCGACCCGACCATCGAGATTGACGTCGCCCAAGGCATTCCCGCCATCCGCAAACCTTGGATTGACGCCCGTCAGGACACCGAAGCCTATGACGGCCGCATCATCGACCCGAAGGACAACGGTTACAGCAACCGCAGCCAAATGGAAACCGCCATTGCCGGCGCTTCCAGCCTAATGCGCCAACCGTTGCGCGCCAAGACCGGGCAAAACGTCACCCAACTGCATTATGCCCGCCAAGGCATTATCACACCGGAAATGGAATTCATCGCCATCCGCGAAAATCAACGCCGTGAACTCACCCGTCGTTACCTCAACGACGCCGAGCGCGAACACCGCTTGAAAGGCGAACATTTCGGCGCCAATTTGCCGGAAGACATCACACCGGAATTCGTCCGCGACGAAGTCGCCGCCGGACGCGCCGTCATTCCGTGCAACATCAACCACCCGGAATCCGAACCGATGATTATCGGCCGCAACTTTCTGGTCAAGGTCAACGCTAATATCGGCAACTCCGCCACCACCTCGTCGATTGCCGAAGAAGTCGAAAAAATGGTCTGGTCCACCCGCTGGGGCGCCGACACCGTCATGGACTTGTCCACCGGCAAAAACATCCACACCACCCGCGACTGGATTCTGCGTAACTCACCGGTGCCCATCGGCACGGTACCGATTTATCAGGCACTGGAAAAGGTCAACGGTGTCGCCGAAGACCTGACCTGGGAAATTTTCCGCGACACCCTCATCGAACAGGCCGAGCAAGGTGTGGACTACTTCACTATCCACGCCGGTGTCTTGCTGCGTTACGTACCGATGACCACCAAACGCGTCACCGGCATCGTTTCCCGCGGCGGCTCGATTATGGCGAAATGGTGTATCGCACACCATCAGGAAAGCTTCCTTTACACCCATTTCGAAGACATCTGCGAAATCATGAAGCAGTACGACGTTTCCTTCTCACTGGGTGACGGCTTGCGCCCTGGCTCGCTGGCGGATGCCAACGATGAAGCGCAACTGGCGGAACTCGAAACCCTCGGGGAACTGACGAAAATTGCCTGGAAGCATGATGTCCAGGTCATTATCGAAGGCCCGGGCCACGTACCGATGCACATGATCAAGGAAAACATGGACAAGCAATTGGAATATTGCCACGAAGCGCCTTTCTACACGCTGGGGCCTTTGACCACCGACATTGCACCGGGTTACGACCACATCACGTCCGGCATCGGCGCGGCCATGATCGGCTGGTTCGGCACCGCCATGCTGTGTTACGTCACCCCGAAAGAGCATCTGGGCTTGCCAAATCGCGACGACGTCAAGGAAGGCCTCATCACGTACAAACTGGCCGCCCACGCCGCCGACGTCGCCAAGGGGCACCCCGGAGCGCGTGCACGTGATGATGCCCTTTCCAAAGCCCGATTCGAATTCCGCTGGGAAGACCAGTTCAACCTCGGACTCGACCCGGAAAAGGCACGCGCCTTTCACGACGAAACCCTGCCGCGCGATTCCGCCAAAGTGGCGCATTTCTGCTCCATGTGCGGGCCGAAGTTCTGCTCGATGAAAATCTCGCAGGAAGTGCGAGACTACGCCGAACAACAAGGCCTGTCTCACCAAAAAGCGGTGGAACAAGGCATGGCGGAAATGTCGCAGACCTTCAAGGACAACGGCAGCGAAGTCTATGTGAATGTCGAAGACATCACTTTGTCCAGCTAA
- a CDS encoding CopD family protein gives MDTIIATSLHTVAAVLWVGGIFLAYRVLRPAAMALEPPQRLTLWAEVFGRFFPWVWGFIVLLVISGYWDWMTRFGDLTAVPLYLHAMQWVGWLMIGLFAWLYFGPFKTFRNHVKAGQFAEAGQVMNAKMRPVIAINLALGVLEAVIGASGPYWG, from the coding sequence GTGGATACGATTATTGCGACCTCGCTGCATACAGTGGCAGCGGTTTTGTGGGTGGGCGGTATTTTCTTGGCTTATCGGGTGCTGCGGCCGGCGGCGATGGCACTGGAACCGCCGCAGCGGTTGACGTTGTGGGCCGAGGTGTTTGGCCGTTTTTTCCCATGGGTATGGGGTTTCATCGTCTTGCTCGTGATTTCCGGTTACTGGGATTGGATGACGCGCTTCGGTGATTTGACCGCCGTGCCGTTGTACTTGCATGCCATGCAGTGGGTGGGTTGGCTGATGATCGGTTTGTTCGCCTGGTTGTACTTCGGCCCCTTCAAAACCTTTCGAAACCATGTAAAGGCGGGGCAGTTTGCCGAAGCCGGACAGGTGATGAACGCTAAAATGCGTCCCGTGATTGCCATCAACCTGGCGTTGGGCGTATTGGAGGCGGTGATTGGCGCTTCCGGGCCTTATTGGGGATAA
- a CDS encoding gamma carbonic anhydrase family protein: MSIRRYLKHAPNIDETAWVDPSAVVIGQCTLAEDVGIWPNATLRGDVNAIEIGPRSNIQDGTVCHTTHDSPITKGSRCIVGADVTVGHNAVLHGCIIEDECLIGMGAVVLDNAVVQKHVLVGANSLVPAGKVLESGHLYVGSPVKKLRPLTDDEKAFFKYSAEHYVKLKNDFQQAGCDEL; encoded by the coding sequence ATGTCGATTCGTCGTTATTTAAAGCATGCCCCGAATATTGATGAAACCGCTTGGGTGGACCCGTCTGCGGTGGTGATTGGTCAGTGCACTTTGGCCGAAGATGTGGGTATCTGGCCGAATGCCACCTTGCGCGGTGACGTGAATGCCATTGAAATCGGACCGCGCAGTAATATTCAAGACGGTACCGTTTGCCACACCACACACGATTCGCCCATCACTAAAGGGTCGCGTTGCATTGTCGGTGCCGATGTGACGGTGGGGCATAATGCGGTCTTGCATGGCTGTATCATCGAGGACGAATGTTTGATTGGCATGGGCGCGGTGGTGCTGGACAATGCCGTGGTGCAAAAGCACGTGCTGGTGGGGGCCAACAGTTTGGTGCCGGCCGGCAAGGTGCTGGAATCCGGCCATTTGTATGTCGGGTCGCCGGTGAAAAAACTGCGGCCGTTGACCGATGACGAAAAAGCGTTTTTCAAATACTCCGCCGAACATTATGTGAAGTTGAAAAACGACTTCCAACAGGCGGGCTGCGACGAACTCTGA
- a CDS encoding bifunctional diguanylate cyclase/phosphodiesterase — protein MNASLNGKLGHPNAWRADLGIYFRYIVMGWLVVILLAAIQLDFLYEAPFHPRFLIIPSLVGMVAGFFIARQKILSDEVRAKNMTFAALVEMAEEAAYLQNLDRSYRYISSAITDMTGYDVKTFYQTPNLFADLVYEEDFPKWLSYEKSVAAGRTPDAIEVRLTTKHKGLIWVRHVTRPIFDGKKIIGYSSTNAEITDQVNQANAMKELALKDPLTGLPNRRHLSSEADRLLKQDSDFCLVMMDLDRFKTINDSLGHSVGDLMLKKVRDRLELIAPYGSVISRFGGDEFVVILPDVTDEAKVEGLIESFLSAVERPMKLNGLNLHVSASFGWVFAPEDGRDVETLIRYADAAMHMAKQKQGVSCLRYAGHVDDHHQRLLLLENRLRKAVEERRIKPFYQPLFCARTGQLMGVECLARWRDEELGWVSPDEFIPLAETANLIGKLGDSILEHAIIIAKTLHESCAQKDVYFSVNASPYQLSEIGFVDNMKALLERHQLPARLLKIEVTESLFIGGNLQAINVLTELRNLGIGVALDDFGTGYSAFAVLKEGCIDMLKVDKSFVQNIAENEQEKALIAEIIQMAHIMNLQVVAEGVETDAQKAILTEAECDILQGYLLAKPMSEADFCPYMNCNGLEKERD, from the coding sequence ATGAATGCATCCCTGAATGGTAAATTAGGTCACCCGAATGCTTGGCGGGCTGACCTTGGCATCTATTTCCGCTATATTGTCATGGGTTGGCTGGTGGTCATTCTGCTGGCCGCCATTCAGCTGGATTTCCTCTATGAAGCCCCGTTTCACCCACGTTTTTTAATCATTCCCAGTTTAGTGGGCATGGTGGCCGGTTTTTTCATTGCCCGTCAGAAAATTCTCAGCGACGAAGTGCGCGCGAAAAACATGACATTTGCGGCCTTGGTGGAAATGGCTGAAGAAGCGGCCTACCTTCAAAACCTGGATCGCAGTTACCGTTACATTTCATCCGCCATTACCGATATGACCGGTTATGACGTCAAAACCTTTTACCAAACCCCGAATCTGTTTGCCGACCTGGTTTATGAAGAGGACTTCCCGAAATGGTTGTCTTATGAAAAATCGGTCGCGGCGGGTCGAACGCCGGATGCGATTGAAGTGCGTTTGACCACCAAACATAAAGGACTGATTTGGGTGCGGCATGTCACTCGGCCGATTTTCGATGGTAAAAAAATCATCGGTTACAGTTCGACCAATGCCGAAATCACCGATCAGGTCAATCAAGCGAATGCCATGAAAGAATTGGCGTTGAAAGACCCTTTGACCGGGTTGCCGAACCGCCGTCACCTGAGTTCGGAGGCCGACCGTTTATTGAAACAAGACTCGGACTTCTGTCTGGTGATGATGGATCTGGACCGTTTTAAAACCATCAATGATTCATTGGGGCATTCGGTTGGCGACTTGATGCTGAAAAAAGTGCGCGACCGTTTAGAGCTCATTGCCCCTTACGGCTCGGTTATTTCGCGTTTCGGGGGCGACGAGTTTGTGGTGATCTTACCGGATGTCACCGACGAGGCCAAAGTCGAAGGGTTGATCGAAAGTTTCTTGAGCGCGGTGGAAAGGCCGATGAAGTTGAACGGTCTGAACCTGCATGTGTCGGCGTCGTTTGGCTGGGTGTTTGCGCCGGAAGACGGCCGGGATGTCGAGACCTTGATTCGTTATGCCGATGCCGCCATGCACATGGCGAAACAGAAACAAGGGGTTTCCTGTTTACGTTACGCCGGGCATGTGGACGACCATCACCAACGTTTGTTGCTTCTGGAAAATCGGTTGCGTAAAGCGGTGGAAGAACGCCGCATCAAACCGTTTTATCAGCCGTTATTTTGTGCCCGAACCGGCCAGCTGATGGGCGTGGAGTGCTTGGCACGCTGGCGCGATGAGGAGTTGGGTTGGGTTTCGCCGGACGAGTTCATTCCGTTAGCGGAAACGGCGAACCTGATCGGCAAACTCGGCGATTCCATTTTGGAGCATGCCATTATCATCGCGAAGACCTTGCATGAAAGTTGCGCTCAAAAGGATGTGTACTTTTCGGTGAATGCGTCGCCGTATCAGCTCTCGGAAATCGGTTTCGTTGACAATATGAAAGCGTTGCTGGAACGCCATCAACTGCCAGCGAGATTGTTGAAGATTGAAGTGACCGAGTCGTTGTTTATCGGTGGAAACCTGCAAGCCATTAATGTGTTGACCGAACTACGCAACCTGGGAATTGGTGTCGCGCTGGACGATTTCGGCACCGGCTATTCGGCGTTTGCGGTGTTAAAAGAAGGTTGCATCGACATGCTGAAAGTCGATAAATCTTTTGTGCAGAACATTGCTGAAAACGAGCAGGAAAAGGCGCTGATTGCTGAAATCATCCAAATGGCGCATATTATGAATTTGCAAGTGGTGGCCGAAGGGGTCGAAACCGACGCCCAGAAGGCGATCTTGACGGAAGCCGAGTGCGACATCCTGCAAGGTTATTTATTGGCCAAGCCGATGTCGGAAGCGGATTTCTGCCCGTATATGAATTGCAATGGGCTGGAAAAAGAGCGCGATTAA
- the aroE gene encoding shikimate dehydrogenase, translated as MTDYYAVVGDPIAHSKSPLIHRLFAEQTHQDLVYEAIRVDTEDTTFQWAMADLKAQGYKGINITVPYKLDAFEYADELTERAQVAHAVNTFQFQDGKTFGDNTDGVGLVMDIEINAACPFEGKQVLILGAGGAVQGVLQPILEKRPGLVHIANRTAKRAEVLGQRFDTDIPITASGWEDIPCPPGGYDIIINGTSASLEGKLPPVSGDVVGADSLVYDMMYGTEPTVFMDWAKGLQPECRTRDGLGMLVGQAAEAFYLWRGVRPETASVIDEVRRLMSA; from the coding sequence ATGACCGATTATTACGCCGTGGTGGGCGACCCCATCGCCCACTCCAAATCCCCATTGATTCACCGGCTGTTTGCCGAACAAACCCATCAGGACCTGGTGTACGAAGCCATTCGCGTCGACACCGAAGACACCACCTTCCAGTGGGCCATGGCGGATTTAAAAGCGCAAGGGTATAAAGGGATTAATATCACCGTCCCTTATAAACTGGATGCTTTCGAATACGCCGACGAACTGACGGAACGCGCTCAGGTCGCGCATGCGGTCAACACCTTTCAATTTCAGGACGGTAAAACCTTCGGCGACAACACCGACGGCGTCGGCCTGGTGATGGACATTGAAATCAATGCCGCTTGCCCGTTTGAAGGCAAACAGGTTTTGATTCTCGGCGCCGGCGGCGCCGTGCAAGGCGTACTGCAACCCATTCTAGAAAAACGGCCAGGCCTGGTGCATATTGCCAATCGCACCGCCAAACGCGCCGAAGTTCTGGGACAGCGTTTTGACACCGACATTCCGATCACCGCCAGCGGCTGGGAAGACATTCCCTGCCCACCCGGCGGCTACGATATCATCATCAACGGCACCTCGGCCAGTTTGGAAGGCAAGTTGCCGCCGGTAAGCGGAGACGTCGTTGGGGCAGACAGTTTGGTGTACGACATGATGTACGGCACGGAACCGACCGTCTTTATGGATTGGGCGAAAGGCTTGCAACCGGAATGCAGGACACGAGACGGACTGGGGATGCTGGTCGGCCAGGCGGCCGAAGCCTTTTATCTGTGGCGCGGCGTCCGCCCGGAAACCGCGAGCGTCATCGACGAAGTGCGACGTTTAATGAGCGCTTAA
- the hemB gene encoding porphobilinogen synthase, with protein MIERQFPITRMRRMRKDAFSRRLMSENVLTAQDLIYPMFVIEGHNQREPVKSMPDIERLSIDLLILEAQALFELGIPMIALFPVPNPDTKTLEATEAYNPDGLVQRAVRAVKEAVPEMGVMTDVALDPYTTHGQDGIIDDTGYVLNDDTIDVLMKQALSHAEAGADVVAPSDMMDGRIIEIRELLEEHGHIHTRIMAYSAKYASAYYGPFRDAVGSSGNLGKADKKTYQMDPANSDEALHEVAMDINEGADMVMVKPGIPYLDIVHRVKQEFKAPTFVYHVSGEYAMLKAAALNGWINEREVALETLLSCKRAGADGILTYYAKVVAQWLAEK; from the coding sequence ATGATCGAACGTCAGTTCCCGATCACGCGTATGCGCCGCATGCGCAAAGACGCTTTCTCACGCCGCCTGATGAGTGAAAATGTTCTCACCGCTCAAGACCTTATCTATCCGATGTTCGTGATTGAAGGCCATAACCAACGGGAACCGGTCAAATCCATGCCGGATATCGAGCGATTGAGTATAGACCTTTTAATCTTGGAAGCTCAAGCATTATTTGAACTCGGCATCCCGATGATCGCGCTGTTCCCGGTACCGAATCCGGACACCAAAACGCTGGAAGCCACCGAAGCCTATAACCCCGACGGTTTAGTGCAACGCGCGGTTCGCGCCGTAAAAGAAGCGGTTCCTGAAATGGGTGTCATGACGGATGTCGCATTAGACCCTTACACCACCCACGGCCAGGATGGGATCATCGACGACACCGGCTATGTATTAAATGACGACACCATCGACGTTTTAATGAAGCAGGCGCTTTCCCATGCCGAAGCCGGTGCCGATGTCGTCGCCCCGTCCGACATGATGGACGGACGCATCATCGAAATTCGCGAACTGCTGGAAGAACACGGGCACATTCACACCCGCATCATGGCTTATTCCGCGAAATACGCGTCGGCTTATTACGGGCCTTTCCGTGACGCCGTCGGTTCCTCCGGCAACCTCGGCAAAGCCGACAAAAAAACGTACCAGATGGATCCGGCCAACAGCGACGAAGCATTACATGAAGTGGCAATGGACATTAATGAAGGCGCCGACATGGTGATGGTGAAACCGGGCATCCCGTACCTGGACATCGTTCACCGAGTCAAACAAGAATTCAAAGCTCCCACCTTCGTGTATCACGTCAGCGGCGAATACGCCATGCTGAAAGCCGCCGCACTCAACGGCTGGATCAACGAGCGCGAAGTGGCGTTAGAAACATTATTAAGCTGTAAACGCGCCGGTGCCGATGGCATCCTGACGTATTACGCTAAAGTGGTCGCCCAGTGGTTGGCCGAAAAATAA